In the genome of Nocardiopsis composta, one region contains:
- a CDS encoding DUF418 domain-containing protein, which yields MDDTRTPLRGPVRTGERALAPDLARGAMLLLIALANTPFYLWGREYGSVGFHPTDGSVLDRVVQAVIITGVDLRVYPMFAFLFGYGMVQVLARQRAAGASERDALALLRRRNLWLLAFGAVHALLLFAGDVLGAYGLAGLVLAWLFIRRADRTLLVWAGIGTGLLVAMAVLGAIGAYFAAASGAPAAEGLEPTAFATASASEEDPLHAAVLRLSVWPVIVLAQGLLGLTVPVAILLAFWAARRRILEEPWNHLRLLRTTAAAGIAVGWLGGLPHALDHTGVLGVPDNADWIFALTQPVTGLACGIGYVALFGLIGAGLRGRRPGPVSGAVTAVGKRSLTCYLAQSVLCAPLLSAWGLGLGGVFGSAAMALFAVGVWLATVLLAWWLERAGRRGPAEAALRRLAYRRPASAEPGRASGATR from the coding sequence ATGGACGACACCCGGACACCGCTGCGCGGCCCGGTGCGCACCGGGGAGCGGGCCCTCGCCCCCGACCTGGCCCGGGGCGCCATGCTGCTGCTGATCGCGCTCGCCAACACCCCCTTCTACCTGTGGGGGCGGGAGTACGGCTCGGTCGGCTTCCACCCGACCGACGGCTCGGTGCTCGACCGCGTGGTCCAGGCCGTCATCATCACCGGTGTGGACCTGCGGGTCTATCCGATGTTCGCGTTCCTGTTCGGCTACGGGATGGTGCAGGTCCTCGCCCGGCAGCGGGCCGCCGGGGCCTCCGAGCGGGACGCGCTGGCGCTGCTGCGCCGGCGCAACCTGTGGCTGCTGGCCTTCGGTGCCGTGCACGCGCTGCTGCTGTTCGCCGGCGACGTGCTGGGCGCCTACGGGCTCGCCGGGCTGGTGCTGGCCTGGCTGTTCATCCGCCGCGCCGACCGCACGCTGCTGGTGTGGGCCGGGATCGGCACCGGCCTGCTGGTCGCCATGGCGGTCCTGGGGGCGATCGGCGCCTACTTCGCCGCCGCCTCCGGCGCGCCCGCGGCGGAGGGCCTGGAGCCGACCGCCTTCGCGACCGCCAGCGCCAGTGAGGAGGACCCGCTGCACGCGGCGGTGCTGCGCCTCTCCGTCTGGCCGGTGATCGTCCTGGCCCAAGGGCTGCTCGGGCTGACCGTCCCGGTGGCGATCCTGCTGGCCTTCTGGGCCGCGCGCCGCCGGATCCTGGAGGAGCCGTGGAACCACCTCCGGCTGCTCCGGACCACCGCGGCGGCCGGCATCGCCGTCGGCTGGCTCGGCGGCCTCCCGCACGCCCTCGACCACACCGGCGTACTGGGCGTGCCGGACAACGCCGACTGGATCTTCGCGCTCACCCAGCCGGTCACCGGGCTGGCCTGCGGCATCGGCTACGTCGCCCTGTTCGGCCTGATCGGCGCTGGGCTGCGCGGCCGGCGGCCGGGGCCGGTGAGCGGCGCGGTCACCGCGGTGGGCAAGCGGTCGCTGACCTGCTACCTCGCCCAGTCGGTACTGTGCGCGCCGCTGCTGTCCGCCTGGGGGCTGGGGCTGGGCGGCGTGTTCGGCAGCGCCGCCATGGCGCTGTTCGCCGTCGGCGTGTGGCTGGCCACGGTGCTGCTCGCCTGGTGGCTGGAGCGGGCCGGCCGCCGCGGACCGGCCGAGGCGGCGCTGCGCCGGCTCGCCTACCGCCGGCCGGCCTCCGCCGAGCCCGGCCGCGCCTCCGGCGCGACGCGCTGA